A stretch of the Streptococcus oralis genome encodes the following:
- the rsmA gene encoding 16S rRNA (adenine(1518)-N(6)/adenine(1519)-N(6))-dimethyltransferase RsmA yields the protein MRIADYSVTKAVLERHGFTFKKSFGQNFLTDTNILQKIVDTAEIDDQVNVIEIGPGIGALTEFLAERAAEVMAFEIDHRLVPILADTLRDFDNVTVVNEDILKVDLIQHIQNFKNPDLPIKVVANLPYYITTPILMHLIESGIPFSEFVVMMQKEVADRISAQPNTKAYGSLSIAVQYYMTAKVAFIVPRTVFVPAPNVDSAILKMVRRPEPAVAVKDENFFFKVSKASFTHRRKTLWNNLTGYFGKTDEVKDKLTKALDQAGLLPSVRGEALSLEEFASLSDALKGQGL from the coding sequence ATGAGAATTGCAGATTATAGCGTGACCAAGGCAGTGCTGGAGCGTCACGGTTTTACCTTTAAAAAGTCCTTCGGGCAAAATTTCCTGACGGATACCAATATCCTTCAAAAAATCGTGGATACGGCTGAAATTGATGATCAGGTTAATGTCATCGAAATCGGGCCAGGGATTGGTGCTTTGACAGAATTTTTGGCAGAGCGTGCGGCAGAGGTTATGGCCTTTGAGATTGACCACCGTTTGGTACCGATTTTAGCAGATACCCTGCGTGATTTTGACAATGTGACAGTAGTCAACGAGGACATTCTCAAAGTTGACTTGATCCAGCATATCCAGAATTTCAAAAATCCTGACCTGCCAATCAAGGTAGTAGCCAATTTGCCCTACTATATCACAACGCCTATTCTCATGCATTTGATCGAGAGTGGCATTCCTTTTAGTGAGTTTGTCGTCATGATGCAGAAAGAAGTGGCGGATCGTATCTCCGCTCAACCCAATACCAAGGCTTACGGTAGTTTGTCGATTGCTGTCCAGTATTACATGACAGCCAAGGTTGCCTTTATCGTGCCTCGTACGGTCTTTGTGCCAGCGCCGAATGTTGACTCGGCTATCCTGAAAATGGTACGTCGTCCAGAACCAGCTGTAGCAGTGAAAGATGAGAACTTCTTCTTTAAGGTTTCCAAGGCTAGTTTCACCCATCGTCGTAAGACCTTATGGAACAACTTAACAGGCTACTTTGGGAAAACTGATGAAGTCAAGGATAAGCTGACCAAGGCTTTGGACCAAGCAGGCTTGTTACCATCTGTGCGTGGGGAAGCACTTAGCTTGGAAGAATTTGCTAGCCTTTCAGATGCGCTTAAAGGACAAGGACTCTAA
- the rsgA gene encoding ribosome small subunit-dependent GTPase A, with protein MQGQIIKALAGFYYVESDGQVYQTRARGNFRKKGHTPYVGDWVDFSAEENSEGYILKIHERRNSLVRPPIVNIDQAVVIMSVKEPDFNSNLLDRFLVLLEHKDIHPIVYISKMDLLEDREELDFYQQTYGAIGYDFVTNKEELLPLLTNKVTVFMGQTGVGKSTLLNKIAPDLDLETGEISDSLGRGRHTTRAVSFYNLNGGKIADTPGFSSLDYEVSTAEGLNQSFPEIATVSRDCKFRTCTHTHEPSCAVKPAVEEGAIATFRFDNYLQFLSEIENRRETYKKVSKKISK; from the coding sequence ATGCAGGGACAAATTATTAAAGCCTTGGCAGGATTCTATTATGTAGAGAGTGATGGCCAAGTCTATCAGACACGTGCGCGTGGGAATTTCCGCAAAAAAGGTCATACACCCTACGTTGGGGATTGGGTAGATTTTTCTGCCGAGGAAAATTCCGAAGGTTATATCCTCAAGATTCACGAACGGAGAAACAGTCTGGTCCGTCCGCCCATTGTCAATATTGACCAAGCTGTGGTGATCATGTCCGTCAAGGAACCGGACTTCAACAGCAATTTGCTGGATCGTTTCTTGGTTCTTTTGGAGCACAAGGACATCCATCCCATCGTTTATATTTCTAAAATGGATTTGTTGGAAGATAGAGAAGAACTGGATTTTTACCAACAGACTTACGGTGCCATTGGTTATGACTTTGTGACTAATAAGGAAGAGCTCTTGCCACTATTAACAAACAAGGTGACAGTCTTTATGGGGCAGACTGGTGTTGGAAAATCAACACTCCTCAATAAAATCGCACCAGACCTCGATCTTGAAACAGGAGAAATTTCAGACAGTCTGGGTCGCGGGCGCCACACTACTCGAGCAGTTAGTTTTTATAATCTCAATGGAGGTAAAATCGCAGATACACCGGGATTTTCATCCTTGGACTATGAAGTGTCAACGGCTGAAGGTCTCAATCAGTCCTTTCCAGAGATTGCCACTGTCAGTCGAGATTGCAAGTTCCGTACTTGTACCCATACCCATGAGCCGTCCTGTGCGGTTAAGCCAGCTGTAGAAGAAGGTGCCATTGCAACCTTCCGTTTTGACAACTACCTGCAATTCCTCAGTGAGATTGAAAATCGCAGAGAAACCTATAAAAAAGTCAGTAAAAAAATTTCAAAATAA
- the rpe gene encoding ribulose-phosphate 3-epimerase, which translates to MSQYKIAPSILAADYANFEREIKRLEATGAEYAHIDIMDGHFVPQISFGAGVVEALRPHSKMVFDCHLMVSNPEHHLEDFARAGADIISIHVEATPHIHGALQKIRSLGVKPSVVINPGTPVEAIKHILHLVDQVLVMTVNPGFGGQTFLPETMDKVRELVALREEKGLSFEIEVDGGIDDQTISQAKEAGATVFVAGSYVFKGDVNERVQTLRKQLD; encoded by the coding sequence ATGTCTCAATACAAGATTGCTCCGTCAATTCTGGCAGCAGATTATGCCAACTTTGAACGTGAAATCAAACGTCTAGAAGCAACTGGTGCAGAATATGCCCATATCGATATCATGGATGGTCACTTTGTACCACAAATCAGTTTTGGTGCAGGTGTGGTTGAAGCTCTTCGCCCCCATAGCAAGATGGTCTTTGACTGCCACTTGATGGTATCAAATCCTGAGCATCATCTAGAAGATTTTGCGCGTGCGGGTGCGGATATCATCAGTATCCATGTGGAAGCAACGCCTCATATCCATGGTGCCCTCCAAAAAATTCGCTCTCTTGGTGTCAAACCTTCGGTTGTTATCAATCCTGGGACACCTGTGGAGGCGATTAAGCACATCCTTCACCTAGTGGACCAAGTCTTGGTGATGACGGTTAACCCTGGATTTGGTGGGCAAACTTTCCTGCCTGAAACCATGGATAAGGTTCGTGAGTTGGTTGCCCTTCGTGAGGAAAAAGGTTTGAGCTTTGAGATTGAAGTCGATGGCGGGATTGATGATCAAACCATTTCTCAGGCTAAAGAAGCTGGTGCTACCGTTTTTGTAGCGGGATCTTATGTCTTTAAGGGAGATGTCAATGAACGAGTGCAAACTCTCAGAAAACAATTGGACTAG
- a CDS encoding thiamine diphosphokinase has product MNECKLSENNWTRVAVFAGGDRGHYRTDFDCFVGVDRGSLWVLEEDLPLDLAVGDFDSVTADERQLIQKRAQHFVQAQPEKDDTDLELALLTIFEKNPQAQVTIFGALGGRIDHMLANVFLPSNPKLAPYMRQIAIEDGENLIAYCPEGSSQLQPRSDYDYLAFMPVRDSQLTILGAKYELTEENFFFKKVYASNEYIDREVSVTCPDGYVVVLHSKDRR; this is encoded by the coding sequence ATGAACGAGTGCAAACTCTCAGAAAACAATTGGACTAGGGTTGCCGTTTTTGCCGGCGGAGATCGCGGTCATTATCGGACGGATTTTGATTGCTTTGTCGGTGTGGATCGAGGCTCGCTCTGGGTCTTGGAAGAAGACCTTCCTCTCGATCTAGCAGTTGGAGATTTTGATTCGGTGACTGCAGACGAACGTCAGTTGATTCAAAAACGTGCCCAACATTTTGTCCAAGCCCAGCCAGAAAAGGATGATACGGATCTGGAACTAGCACTTTTAACGATTTTTGAAAAAAATCCTCAAGCCCAAGTGACCATTTTTGGGGCTTTGGGTGGTCGTATTGATCATATGCTGGCTAATGTCTTTCTGCCTAGCAATCCCAAGTTGGCACCCTATATGCGCCAGATAGCGATTGAGGATGGGGAAAACTTGATTGCCTATTGTCCAGAAGGGAGCAGTCAGCTTCAACCCCGTTCAGACTACGATTATCTAGCCTTTATGCCAGTTCGGGATAGCCAGCTGACTATTCTTGGTGCCAAGTACGAATTGACAGAGGAGAATTTTTTCTTTAAAAAAGTATACGCTTCTAACGAATATATAGATAGGGAAGTTTCGGTGACTTGCCCTGATGGCTATGTGGTTGTCTTGCATAGCAAGGACAGGAGGTAG
- the rmuC gene encoding DNA recombination protein RmuC, with translation METVLLLLLIANLAGLFLIWQRQDKQDKYLAKSLEDQADNLSDQLDYRFEQARQASQLDQKDLEVAVSDRLQEVRMELHQGLTQVRQEMTDNLLQTRDKTDQRLQALQESNEQRLEQMRQTVEEKLEKTLQTRLQASFETVSKQLESVNRGLGEMQTVARDVGALNKVLSGTKTRGILGELQLGQIIEDIMTPAQYEREYATVENSSERVEYAIKLPGQGDREYVYLPIDSKFPLADYYRLEEAYEAGDKDEIERCRKSLLASVKRFAKDIKSKYIAPPRTTNFGVLFVPTEGLYSEIVRNPVFFDDLRREEQIIVAGPSTLSALLNSLSVGFKTLNIQKSADHISKTLASVKTEFGKFGGILVKAQKHLQHASGNIDELLNRRTTAIERTLRHIELSESEPALDLLHFQEDEEEYED, from the coding sequence ATGGAGACTGTATTACTACTATTATTAATTGCCAACCTAGCTGGACTCTTTCTCATTTGGCAAAGGCAAGATAAGCAAGACAAGTACCTAGCCAAGAGCTTGGAGGATCAGGCAGACAATCTTTCAGATCAACTGGATTACCGCTTTGAACAAGCCAGACAAGCCAGCCAGCTGGATCAAAAAGACTTGGAAGTGGCTGTCAGCGACCGTTTGCAAGAAGTGCGAATGGAGTTGCACCAAGGCCTGACGCAAGTCCGTCAAGAAATGACAGATAATCTGTTGCAAACTAGAGATAAGACTGACCAACGTCTCCAAGCCCTGCAGGAATCAAATGAACAACGCTTGGAGCAAATGCGCCAGACGGTCGAGGAAAAATTGGAAAAGACCTTGCAGACGCGCTTGCAGGCTTCCTTTGAGACAGTTTCAAAGCAACTAGAGTCGGTCAATCGTGGCCTGGGAGAGATGCAGACAGTTGCCCGCGATGTTGGTGCCCTTAACAAAGTTCTCTCTGGAACCAAGACGCGAGGGATTTTGGGCGAATTGCAACTGGGGCAAATCATCGAAGACATCATGACACCAGCCCAGTACGAACGAGAATACGCAACGGTTGAAAACTCTAGCGAGCGAGTAGAGTATGCCATCAAGTTACCTGGCCAAGGTGATCGGGAATATGTCTACTTACCGATTGACTCCAAGTTTCCATTGGCGGATTATTACCGCTTAGAAGAGGCTTATGAAGCAGGTGATAAGGACGAGATTGAACGCTGTCGCAAGTCACTCCTAGCTAGTGTCAAGCGCTTTGCCAAGGATATCAAGAGCAAGTACATAGCGCCACCTCGGACGACCAATTTTGGAGTCTTGTTTGTTCCAACAGAAGGACTCTACTCAGAAATCGTCCGCAATCCGGTCTTCTTTGATGATTTGAGACGGGAGGAGCAGATTATTGTCGCAGGTCCAAGTACCCTATCAGCCCTGCTCAATTCTCTATCAGTTGGCTTCAAAACTCTCAATATCCAAAAGAGTGCAGATCATATCAGCAAGACTCTTGCTAGTGTCAAGACCGAGTTTGGCAAGTTTGGTGGCATTCTGGTCAAAGCACAAAAGCATCTCCAACATGCCTCTGGCAATATTGATGAATTATTAAACCGTCGTACCACAGCTATCGAGCGTACGCTCCGTCACATTGAGTTATCAGAAAGTGAGCCTGCGCTTGATCTACTCCATTTCCAAGAAGATGAGGAAGAATATGAAGATTAG
- a CDS encoding 3'-5' exoribonuclease YhaM family protein, producing MKISHMKKDELFEGFYLIKSADLRQTRAGKNYLAFTFQDDSGEIEGKLWDAQPHNVEAFTAGKVVHMQGRREVYNNTPQVNQITLRLPQPGEPNDPADFKVKSPVDVKEIRDYMSQMIFKIENPVWQRIVRSLYTKYDKEFYSYPAAKTNHHAFETGLAYHTATMVRLADAISEIYPQLNKSLLYAGIMLHDLAKVLELSGPDQTEYTVRGNLLGHIALIDSEITKTVMELGIDDTREEVVLLRHVILSHHGLLEYGSPVRPRIMEAEIIHMIDNLDASMMMMSTALALVDKGEMTNKIFAMDNRSFYKPDLD from the coding sequence ATGAAGATTAGTCACATGAAAAAAGATGAGCTGTTTGAAGGTTTTTACCTGATTAAGTCAGCTGACCTGAGACAGACGCGTGCTGGGAAAAACTACCTAGCCTTTACCTTCCAAGACGATAGTGGCGAGATTGAAGGGAAACTCTGGGATGCCCAACCTCATAACGTTGAGGCCTTTACCGCTGGGAAAGTCGTCCACATGCAGGGACGTCGAGAAGTTTATAATAATACACCTCAAGTCAATCAAATTACTCTTCGCTTGCCTCAGCCTGGAGAACCCAATGATCCAGCTGACTTCAAGGTCAAATCGCCGGTTGATGTCAAGGAGATTCGTGACTACATGTCGCAAATGATTTTCAAGATTGAAAATCCTGTCTGGCAGCGTATCGTTCGCAGTCTCTACACCAAGTATGATAAGGAATTCTACTCCTATCCAGCTGCCAAGACCAACCACCATGCCTTTGAGACGGGTTTGGCCTATCATACAGCAACCATGGTGCGCTTAGCAGATGCTATTAGTGAGATCTATCCTCAGCTCAACAAGAGTCTGCTCTATGCGGGGATTATGTTGCACGACTTGGCTAAGGTTTTAGAACTCAGTGGTCCTGATCAGACGGAGTACACAGTGCGAGGCAATCTCCTTGGACATATTGCTCTCATCGATAGTGAAATTACTAAGACAGTCATGGAACTGGGCATCGATGATACTAGAGAAGAAGTGGTGCTACTGCGCCATGTCATCCTCAGCCACCATGGCTTGCTAGAGTATGGAAGTCCAGTCCGTCCACGCATTATGGAAGCAGAGATTATCCATATGATTGACAATCTAGATGCCAGTATGATGATGATGTCAACAGCTCTAGCTTTGGTGGACAAAGGAGAGATGACCAATAAAATCTTTGCTATGGACAATCGTTCCTTCTATAAACCAGATTTAGATTAA
- the purR gene encoding pur operon repressor — translation MKLRRSDRMVVISNYLINNPYKLTSLNTFAEKYESAKSSISEDIVIIKRAFEEIEIGHIQTVTGAGGGVIFTPSISSHEAKEMIADLRDKLSESDRILPGGYIYLSDLLSTPAILKNIGRIIAKSFMDQKIDAVMTVATKGVPLANAVANVLNVPFVIVRRDLKITEGSTVSVNYVSGSSGDRIEKMFLSKRSLKAGSRVLIVDDFLKGGGTVNGMISLLREFDSELAGVAVFADNAQEEREKQFDYKSLLKVTNIDVKNQSIDVEIGNIFDEDK, via the coding sequence ATGAAATTAAGAAGAAGTGATCGGATGGTTGTCATTTCCAACTATTTGATTAATAATCCATACAAACTAACAAGTCTCAACACCTTTGCAGAAAAGTACGAATCTGCTAAATCATCGATTTCAGAGGACATCGTGATTATCAAGCGTGCCTTTGAGGAAATCGAAATCGGCCATATTCAGACTGTGACTGGAGCAGGTGGTGGCGTTATCTTTACACCATCAATTTCGAGTCATGAAGCTAAAGAAATGATCGCAGACTTGCGTGACAAACTTTCAGAAAGCGATCGTATCTTGCCAGGTGGCTATATCTACCTGTCTGATTTGCTCAGTACACCTGCCATTTTGAAAAATATTGGTCGTATCATTGCCAAGAGCTTTATGGACCAAAAAATCGATGCCGTTATGACAGTAGCAACAAAAGGTGTGCCACTCGCAAATGCAGTTGCCAATGTCCTCAACGTTCCATTTGTCATTGTGCGTCGTGACTTGAAAATTACCGAAGGTTCAACGGTCAGCGTCAACTATGTTTCAGGTTCCAGTGGTGACCGAATTGAGAAAATGTTCCTTTCAAAACGCAGTCTCAAGGCAGGCAGTCGTGTCTTGATTGTGGATGACTTCTTGAAAGGCGGCGGAACTGTCAACGGGATGATTAGTCTCTTGCGTGAATTCGATTCTGAACTAGCTGGTGTCGCAGTCTTTGCAGACAATGCCCAAGAAGAACGTGAAAAGCAGTTTGATTACAAGTCACTCTTGAAGGTTACCAATATTGATGTTAAGAACCAATCCATCGATGTCGAGATTGGAAATATCTTTGACGAAGACAAATAA